ctcatcaTTAATAATTTAACTTAATGGAACTGGTGTAGTTTAGGTGTGGGCCTATCGCAACGTGGTTTAGCATTGGACAATgatgattaatattgcttaatttactACAATAGTTTTTACCGCTTTCaactgctttatgcaaaagaactcCTAGCCTCCTTCGAAATCCTTACATCATACATCCTCttggtatgacttgttgagtacaattaatgggtagtactcagtcttgctctatcttcCCCACCTCAGAGCTGGACTACTGCTCGGAGGAGTAAGTTTCGTCGCTACCAtctgtggagtggagttgttGCGCTACTAGCATCAGTTGTCCCAAGTTTAGCTAGTTTTTACCTTTCTGCTGCATTTGTAAGACTTTTTATTGTGTTCTATAAGACGCAGATCTATAtatcaactttgtcgtttgtgtaccctggtcGGTCCTGGACAGGGTTTTAATGCATATTCTGCTTGAAATTTTGGTTCAtgaatttctgggcatgacacGGTGGGAGTTGGCTCTTGATGCTCATCTTGGAGCAGGCGGACAACGCAGGCGCCCCTGCGGGCGTGCCAGCATTAGAGGAGGTGGTAACGGATGGTTGCGAGAAGTCGCAAGTGAGGATAACATTTGGTTAGCGAGCCCTCCCCTTCGCCACCAGCATCAGGCCCTGAATCTTTCCACCAAACCTCGGCCCGCCGACTGTTGTTGTAGTCGTCAAATAGGGAAAAGAGGATAGGGGGGAGGACAGGGGAGAAGGATTACATGTTTCATTGACATGTGGATCTCTCCTGCTGATTCAATGAGTCAACCACGGTCATTTTGTCATATTAGCATAAACCTTTTTCCAAACCACCAAAAGAGTCAATTTATACCGGTTTTCGAAGTTAGGGGAGGTGTTATAGTTGGTTTTGCAGTTGAGGAAATCCGGAGTACCAGctaagggaggcaaaatagacttatttcgtGCATACTTCAGTTAAATCCACATCATGGCCACAATTAGATACTGGCAGACTTGCGAAAACCCTACTCCATCGGTCTCGGTTTAGATTCCAATTAAATCTGATACTCATATTTTTGAACGGAGGAAGCAAttgataaaataaaatttttgtgGAGCTGTGCTATACCCTGCGCCTAAATAAAAAAGCGAAAGTGTTCTAATGCGCCAATGTACGCTCGTTCATCCACCGCACAAACTCCACAAATTTGTGAAAGCGATGCTACATTAGTCCTCAGAATGGTGCTAATCGGGTGAAATGAACCCCTAGGCAAGCTCCAATCTCCCGAATCAATTCAATTTCAGAATGTGCAACCCAAAATCATGAATACTTTATTCTTGAACCTCAAAACGCCAATGCATTGCTTCTTTGTTTCAGCTTAACATCACATGACTAGCAGCAACACGGTGGTTTCCTACTGTTTGATTCCCTTTGGATCAGGCCCCTGCTGGTCTTGTTTGATTTGCTGGTCTGGGATTCTAGACCTTGACAAATTTGCAAGAGCACTAAGGCTTCGATGCTTCGATGGCTCTGGTTTCGGTGGGAATGCCCAAACAAAACCTTGGGTTGGGACTCCACCGCCATGTGATTCTAATTGAAATGGTCAGAAAGCAGACTTTTGGGATTCTAATTGGATTGGGCATCAACCGCTCAACTACCTCACACCAGCACTCTACAATCACTCCAAGGGGAAGTACAGATCAGTCCATGATGCACTGCTTGGGGAGCAATGGATTCAGGACATCAGACATGACCTCAGCATGGCACTGCTACATGACTTCCTCATTGTTTTCCGTCTGTTATGGGAAAATGCAACGGTTCTATCAAAGGAAACTGAAGACAATTATTTAGAGATGAACGAGCAGCGGCAAATATTCAGCGAAATCTTCTTATTTGGCGCAATTCAGCGGTAGAATTGAATTGAGGGCTGCCTGCTTGATTTGGAAAACATGGGCGCCATCCAAATGCAAGAACTTCACGTGGTTGCTACTACAAAATAGAATCTGGACAGCCAACTGCCTACAGCTCCAACAATGGCCAAACAATTACTTTTGTCAATTGTGCTACAGAAACTTAGAAACGACACAACATCTTTTCAAGGATTGCAATGTCACATGGGACATTTGGGATAAGGTATCCACAAGGCTGGACTGTGATCACATCTCCATGGAACACAACCCAGATGAAACACTTCTTGACTGGTGGGAGAGAAGAACAGAGCAAAATGACAAGGACAAGACAAAAGGAATGCGCTCCATCCACATGCTTCTCAGTTGGAAAATCTGGTGTGAGAGGAACAGAACAAGGAGCTTGCAATTCCACAGTTGACCAAAATTCTTGATGAAATCAATGTATGGATAGCATGTGGGGCAAAAAAAACCTAGCGAGAATAGCGCCATGAGCAGCCCATAGTCCTTCTCTGCCTGCTCCCTGTACTCTGTTTTCATTTTCCATTCCCTTCTTTTCTCCTGCAGCCTTCCTAATGTTGTTCTCTTCTTCCTGCTGCTTTCTCGGTGCTTTTGTACAGTTTCTCCCCTTCTTAATATAAAACCAGCAAAGCTGgcatagattaaaaaaaaacatactatgTCAAGATATACTATCCTATATTCTATGATGGATCTCATCCCATGCTAAGTTACTTTATTCTGGGACGGtttattctgggacggagggagtagttcctTACAAGAAATGCAGTACGAGGACAGCGACTGACAGGGTCCAGAACTTCACAGCCAAATATACTATTACACATGCAGAAGGAGCGAGAGAGAAACAGGCAAATGCATGCCATCTGGCCCATCATCTCTAAGTAACATCTGCGATTATATTACACGTGAAGTAGACGAGAGAAATGGCAGAAGCCTGCAGGGATACAAATAGTGGCTTTGCCGGTGGCGAGCTCAGAAGTCCATGGGATCCTATCAGGCTGCCTGTCACCTAAACAAGCCAGCAAGCTAGGCACCGTCATGGAGAATTTCAGGGAGTGGCCACGTTTTCCTTGGCAAGTGGCGCCAGCTCCTCACCCTCGATGCCTGGCTGGCTCCCCTCAACGCCCAACCCAAGAAGAACCTCCTCCCACTTCTTTGCAGGTCCCTGCATCAATAAGAGAGGCTTTAATTCATCCCTTCAGGTAGCTAGCTTTCCTTTTAGATGATCGGCAGATGAAAGGTGATAGCTGATCAACTTGATCATAGAGATAGATTAAATAGTATATATTACAAATTGAACAAATAacttaaaattatatattataaattgaACAAATAACTTAAAATAAGTGATCTAACAAATGTAGTTGAAGAAAATTTTATGAGAAAACGTATTTGTAGAAGCATGACGCAGATAATTCGCAGCAATAATCAGGTAGAATGATTGCGTTCATCTTAAGCCTAAGCGAGATAAAATTTTGCAGCATTTGGTGTACTAGTGTCCAGAAGTGTAAAAACGTATTGTCATtaatattcttttaaaaaaaattactcacCTTCCAAGATAGGTCTTGAGCCATGCAGTTCTGAACCATTTCTTGGAATGCCGGTGTGTTGTACTGCTTCAGAGCCCGTTTGACAGTTGAAGCAACCGCTGTGACGTCCACTGGATCAACAGTTTCGCACTACAGGATGACATGACAAGGCTAGCATGACGAACTCTTTCCTGATCTTGAGGGCAATCAAAAAGTGGAAACACACTGCTCCTTACCTCGACATTGAACAAACCCATGTGGAATCCGGTCACGCCCTCCTTAACCGTGTCGACAAGTCCTCCAGTAGATGAGCAGATGGGAACCTGTAGTTTGCAACATTGtgaatttgattttctttttggtgGTATTACCCACAGTGTAGTTTTACTTTGAACTTTTCACCACATTATGATGAATACAAAAATTCAATTATGTTGTATTGCTGTGATTCATAATAACTTCATAGTTCATACTGCAAGCAAGGATATAAAAATTGACTAGTAATATAGTATCAAGGACTGTCTCATTAACTTCACAATTGTGTAATCAGACCTAAAGTGAGAATACTTACCACTCCATATCTCATCCCTTGCAATTGGATGAGACCACATGGCTCAAACCTACTAGGAACAATTATAAAATCAGCCCCAGCAAACATCATATGCGCTAAAGGAACATTAAATTTTGCTATCCCTCTAGCGTTGTTTGGATATTTAACTTCGAGCAGTATCAGTTCCTCCTCCATTTTCTTCTTCCCTGTACCCTGAAGAGCAAGATTAATTCTTACTTACAATTAGCTCATATTATGTAATATTGAATGACTTTTGTCCAAAATATAACATACAAGAACAATTATCTGGACATTCCCCTCCACGAACTCTGGAATGGCTGCAATTAGTATGTCTGACCCTTTCTGCTCTTCAAGACGACCAACAAAAACTATTAAAGGAATGCTCGAGTCCACAGGCAACCCAACTTCAGCTTGTAGCATTTCCTTATTGAGTGCCCTTGCTTCAGTTACCTGATAAATTACATTTGTAAGTACTGAAATCTCCATATATGCTTAAAATGAGAAATCTCAGTCTTACCGTTGTTGCATCGTATTTCACGCTGATGTACTGATCTGTTGCTGGATTCCATTCATAAACATCCATGCCATTGACAATTCCAGTTTCAAGGGGCTTTGTGCGAAGGATGCCATCCAATTCAACACCTTTATCTGGGCCAGAAGCGAGTTCTTTGACATAATGTGGACTAACCGTCATAACCAGATCACATTCAGTGATCCCTGCCTTCATCCAGTTAATCTTTCTACCTACTACAGGTTTAAAATGCCTGCACACATCATAATACATTCCAATGTTAAAGAAACTAGAAGGACATACTTAATCTTTATAGAAATAATTGAAACTTAGGGCCAATACCCATCAATAAAATCAAATGAAGGCAGGAAACTGTCCGGTAGATTAAGAAGTTCAAAGTCTTCTCTGGCAAATCTACCCTGGTAGGCAATATTGTGAATGCAGAAAGCAACCTAGCAGACCACAATAAACCAATTAAAACATGGTACAGAAAATATTTTTGCCTACATACCACCAATTTGGATCACGTGGAGATTATTAGTCTAAAAGTGCATAAGGTGCAAGAGATAGCGAAATGATGTACCTTAGCATTCACATACATTCCTTTTGCCTGATAGATGCTCTTGAGATAGCATGGCAGGACTCCAGTGTGCCAGTCATTTGCAACGAAGACAACATTTTCACCTGATTAACAAATATGAATGTCAGTCAGATAGAATGAGGGAGAAAGACAATTATCTGTGATAGTTTATACTATACAGAAACCAACCATATGGTCCCGAGAAATATTCAGAATTGTTGAGATTGAGAACCCTTGGAGCCTCCAAAGCAGCCTAAAAGGACAATCAGATTAGAAGAAATTGCACAAAAATAATacaaattagaagaaaaaaaactaattccaTGCAATTTCTGACAGTCAATGGTAGATTTGCCCAAACCTACAACTGTGATTAGCTGAGCCCAcatgcaaattaaaaaaaaaagataaatagaTAGAAAAAGGGACCACTTTAAAAGCTCGTATCAAATTACTGAAACCTGACGTTtatatgacattttttttttgactggggACGTTTATATGACATTATCAGATGGAATTTACAGATTCTGTTCTCTTAgtgtataaatacatatctCAACTAATGAATGTCTCTGTATAGAACAAAACAATACAATTTGTAGAACTACTTAGTGTAGCCACTTCATGGCTTTGTACATCAAGGCTGAGGCTGTTGCGACACATCTATGCATTTACTTACGAGGCATAAAAGGCAGAACCGCAACTGGTTGTCCCGGTAGTCATCTCCAGTGGTAGGACCGTATAATTTTGGTCCAGTCTTGCCCCATACCTGAAAGTTTTATGATTCAAAGGGTGTACTGAGATACCAAAACTTTTAGAACTTTGCATCACTCAATTAGAACGCAGGTAATTAATGGTTTATCAGACCTTCTCAAGAAACATAGGATGATCAACAAAAACACGGTCAACTCCCCTTTTATAGCAGTGGAAGAAGCGCACTGTTTCTGTCCTGTCACCAATATTGACCTACAgaagtaaaaaggaaaaattagCATCTACAACATCAGAAAACTGGTATAAGTTAAATCCAGCTAAATACGTACAGCATGGTTAAAAACTTTACCTCGACAAGGACATTTGTATCCCATGCATCTTTGTATTGATCATAACGAGGAACTATTGTCATGACACGATGTCCCATTGCCTATGATAAAATGAGTTTCTTCACACAAGATGAACTGTACATAAAGGGCAAGTGCAATGCAATGTAGGAAAAAACATATGAATGATAAATCCTGCATTAAATATTAGCATGATGTACAAAACTTGTATCTTGTTAACTCAAC
The window above is part of the Oryza sativa Japonica Group chromosome 7, ASM3414082v1 genome. Proteins encoded here:
- the LOC4343010 gene encoding granule-bound starch synthase 1b, chloroplastic/amyloplastic, encoding MARTMGSTPTYCSYQTNGVGALKQSPHMQFQQSYNYGVRFLKRDTLSVRINKHMAKRIATSTGICTKPRRSHMPIVCSAGMTIIFIATECHPWCKTGGLGDVLGGLPPALAAMGHRVMTIVPRYDQYKDAWDTNVLVEVNIGDRTETVRFFHCYKRGVDRVFVDHPMFLEKVWGKTGPKLYGPTTGDDYRDNQLRFCLLCLAALEAPRVLNLNNSEYFSGPYGENVVFVANDWHTGVLPCYLKSIYQAKGMYVNAKVAFCIHNIAYQGRFAREDFELLNLPDSFLPSFDFIDGHFKPVVGRKINWMKAGITECDLVMTVSPHYVKELASGPDKGVELDGILRTKPLETGIVNGMDVYEWNPATDQYISVKYDATTVTEARALNKEMLQAEVGLPVDSSIPLIVFVGRLEEQKGSDILIAAIPEFVEGNVQIIVLGTGKKKMEEELILLEVKYPNNARGIAKFNVPLAHMMFAGADFIIVPSRFEPCGLIQLQGMRYGVVPICSSTGGLVDTVKEGVTGFHMGLFNVECETVDPVDVTAVASTVKRALKQYNTPAFQEMVQNCMAQDLSWKGPAKKWEEVLLGLGVEGSQPGIEGEELAPLAKENVATP